CGCCAATGCCACCGTGCTGCTCGGGGAGCTCCACCCCGAGCAGGCCCATCTCGGCGAAGGTGGCCCACAGCTCCCGGGAGAAACCTTCCGCCGAGGCCAGGATCTTCGCCCGGCTCTCGAAGCCGTAGCGTTCGCGAATGAGACGGACCGCGGTGTCCCGCAGCATCCGCTGCGTGTCGGTCAGACTGAAGTCCATGAGGGATCTCGCTCCTTGCGCGCCGCCTCAGAGGCCGAGCACGGCCTTGGCCAGGATGTTGCGCTGGATCTCGTTGGAACCGCCGTAGATCGTCACCTTGCGGTAGTTGAAGTAGTCCGGCGTCAGCGGGGCGGCGTACTCGGGGCCGATCGGCTCGCCCTTCCAGCCGGGCTCACGGGCCTCGGGGTTGAACGGCAGGGCGTAGGGGCCCACCGCTTCCATCATCAGCTCGGTCAGGGTCTGCTGGATCTCCGAGCCCTTGATCTTGAGCATGTTGGCCTCGGCGCCTGGAGCCTGACCGGCCCGCTCGGCGGCGATCATGCGCAGGTTGGTCAGCTCCAGCGCCATCAGCTCGATCTCCACCGCCGCGATCTTCTCGCGGAAGCCCGCGGTCTGGCTCAGCGGCACGCCGTCCACCTTCTCCTCGGTGGCGATCCGCTTCAGCCTCTTCAGTTCCGCCTTGGAGCGGCCGATGCGCGCGATGTTGGTGCGCTCGTGGCCCAGCAGGAACTTGGCATGGGTCCAGCCCATCCCGGGCGCGCCGACGATGTTCTCCTTCGGCACGCGCACGTTGTCGAAGAAGACCTCGTTGACCTCGTGCTCACCGTCGAGGGTGATGATCGGACGGACCGTCACGCCCGGCGTGCTCATGTCCGCCAGCAGCATGGAGATGCCCTGCTGCTTCTTGGCCGCCGGATCGGTGCGCGCCAGCAGGAAGATCATGTTCGCGTGCTGACCCTGGGTGGTCCAGGTCTTCTGCCCGTTGAGGACCCAGTGGTCGCCCTCGAGCTCCGCCTTCATCCGCAGTGAAGCCAGGTCGGAGCCGGAACCCGGCTCGGAGAAGCCCTGGCACCACCAGTCGTCCTGCCGGAGGATGCGCGGCAGGTAGTAGTCCTTCTGCCGCTGGCTGCCGAAAGCCATCAGCACGGGGCCGATCATGCTCAGGCCGAACGCGAGGGGCTGGGGGGCTCCCTCCTCGGACAGCACCTCGTCGAAGAGATGGCATTGGACGGAGTTCCAGCCAGTCCCGCCATACTCCTTCGGCCAGCGCGGCCCTCCCCAGCCGCGCTCGTGGAGCCGGCGCTGCCACGCGACCTGCTCCTCCTTGCCGAGGCGCTTGTGGTGGAGGACGCGGTCGCGCGTCTCGGGCGGGAGATTGGCTCGCACCCACTGCCGCACCTCGTCGGCGAAGGCGAGTTCCTCGGGGGTGTAGTTCAGGTCCATGGTGCTCTCCAGGGCGTGCCGTTCGTTCCCGGTTCAGAGGGCCTGGGCGAAGCCCTTGCCCTCGGCGACCAACCGCTCCAGCAGCGGCGACGGCGTCCACCAGCGGGTGCCGTGCTTGCGTCCGTACTCGCGAATCTTCTCCAGCGCCTGGGGCAGCCCGAGCTCGTGCTCCGCCCAGAACATCGGTCCCCCCCGGTGGGCCGGGAAGCCGTAGCCGTAGAGGTAGACGATGTCGATGTCGCTGGCCCGGTAGGCGATGCCCTCGCGCAGCACCTCGCAGCCGATGTTCACCATGGCCAGGAAGCAGCGTTCGAGGATCTCCTGCTCGCTGATCTCCCGGCGCTGGATGCCGTACCCGGCGGCCGTCTCCTCGATCACCCTGGCGACGACATCGGAGGGGATCGGGGTGCGCTGGCCCGCCTGGTAGTCGTAATAGCCCGCCTGCGTCTTCTGTCCGAGCCGGCCCATCTCGACCAGCTTGTCGGCCACGGCTCCGGCCTTGACCTCGAAGGTGCCGGGGTCCCGGTCCTTGCGCGACTTGTAGCCGATGTCGAGGCCCGCCAGGTCGCCCATCTGCAGCACGCCCATGGGCATGCCGAACTTCACCAGGGCCTGGTCCACCTGCTGTGGCGTGGCGCCTTCCAGGACCAGCAGGCTGCCCTCACGCATGTAGCCCTCCAGCATGCGGTTGCCGATGAAGCCGTGGCAGTTGCCGGCGACCACACCCACCTTCTTGATGCGTTTGGCGACGTCCAGCGCGGTCGCCAGCACATCGGGCGCGGTCCGGGCGCCACGGACGATCTCCAGCAGCTTCATGACGTTGGCGGGGGAGAAGAAGTGCATCCCCAGGACGTCCGCCGGCCGGGAGGTGTAGCCGGCGATGGTGTCGATCGACAGGTAGGAGGTGTTGGAGGCCAGGATGGCGCCCTTCCGGGCGACCCGGTCCAGGGTCTCGAAGACCTTCTTCTTGACCTCCAGCGTCTCGAACACCGCTTCGATGATGAGGTCCGCGTCGGCCAGCGCGTCGTAGGACAGGGCCGGTTTGATGAGGCCCATGCGGGTCTCCACCTGCTCCGCCGTCAGACGCCCCTTGGCCGCCGTGGCCTCGTAGTTCTTGCGGATGACGCCCAGGCCCCGGTCCAGCCCTTCCTGGTTCACCTCCAGGAGGGTCACCGGGATGCCGGCGTTCGCGAAGTTCATGGCGATGCCACCGCCCATGGTGCCGGCACCGATGATGGCCACGGACTTGATGGAGCGCGGCTTCACGTCGGCGGGCAGACCGGGAATCTTGGCGACCTGACGCTCGGCGAAGAAGACATGCTGGAGCGCCTGGGCCTGGCTGTTCCGCGCGCACTCGATGAACAGGTCGCGCTCGCGTTGGATGCCCTGATCGAAGGGCAGCGTGGCCGCGGCCTCCACGGCGTCGATGATGCGCTGCGGGGAGAAGAGGTTCCGCTTCTCCTTGGCGGTGCGCTGGCGAGCCGCATCGAAGAAGCCCGCGGGAACCGCGTCCGGCGCGAGGGTGAGGTCACGCACCCGGCGGCGCGGCGAGCCGATCTTCTCCCGCGCGAAGGCGACGGCGGCCTCGGTCAGATCTCCGTCCACGATCTTGTCGATGGCGCCCATGTCGCGCGCGACGGGCACTGGAATCGGGTCGCCGGAGATCATGGCTTGCAAGGCCGGCTCGATGCCGACGAGACGCGGCAAGCGCTGGGTACCGCCAGCGCCCGGCAGGATGCCCAGCTTCACCTCGGGCAGCCCCACCTGGGCGTTCCCCAGGGCCACGCGATGGTCGCACGCCAGCGCGACCTCGAAGCCGCCACCGAAAGCCGTGCCGTGGATTGCCGCCACCACCGGCTTGGAGAAGGCGTCGAGTGCGTCGATCACCTCCGGCAAGCCCGGCGACCTGGGCGGGCCGCTGAACTCGGTGATGTCGGCGCCCGCCATGAAGGTGCGCCCCGCGCAGGCGATGACCACGGCCTTGATGGCGCCGTGGGACTCGGCCTGCTTCAGCCCGTCGAGGAGTGCCACCCGCACGGACTGGCTGATGGCATTCACCGGCGGGTTGTCGATCCAAAGGATGCCGACGTCACCGCGCGCTTCGAAGCGTCCAGACATTCGTCTCCCTCCCTGTTTCGTATCGATTCCGGTGGTTACACCCGCTCCAGCACCACCGCGATGCCCTGGCCCACGCCGATGCACATGGAGACCACCGCGTACCGGCCGCCACCGCGTGCGAGCTGGCGCGCCGCCGTCAGCAGCAGCCTCGCGCCCGAGGCCCCCAGTGGATGGCCGACGGCGATGGCACCGCCGTTGGGGTTGACCCGGCTGTCGTCGAAGCCGAGCCCCAATTGCTTCAGGCAGCCCAACACCTGGGTGGCGAAGGCCTCATTGATCTCGAGGAGGTCCATGTCCTTCAACGTCAGCCCGGCCCGGTCCAGCGCCTTGCCGATCGCGGGCACGGGGCCGAGGCCCATGACACGCGGAGGCACGCCTGCGACGGCGCCCGTGAGGATCCGCGCCAGGGGCCTGGCCCCCATTCTCCGGCCGATCTCCCCGGTGCCGATCACCAGGGCCCCGGCACCATCGTTGATGCCCGAGGCGTTACCCGCCGTGACCACGCCCTCCGGGAACAGGGGCGTCAGTGCGGACAGCCGCTCCAGGGTCGTCTCGGGCCGGGGGTGTTCATCGGCCGCCACCACGGTCCGGGCACCGCGCCGTCCCTCCAGGACAACGGGCGTCAATTCCCCCTCGAAGAAGCCCTCCTTCAGTGCCGCCGCGTACTTCCGCTGGGAGGCCAGGGCGAAGCGGTCGCTGTCCTCCCGGCCGATGCCGAGCTCGTGGGCGATGTTGTCCGCGGTCTCCGGCATGGTGTCGTTGCCGAAGGCCTCGGTGATGACCGGATTCGGGAAGCGCGCACCCATCGTGGTGTCGAAGACCCGGGCCTCGCGGCTGTAGGCGGTCTCCGCCTTCCCGAAAACGAAGGGGGCGCGGCTCATGCTCTCCACCCCGCCCGCCAGGAAGAGCGCTCCCTGTTCCGTGCTCGCGGCGCGCGCGACGTCCAGGACCGCCGCCAGGCCACTGCCGCACAGGCGGTTCACCGTCACCCCCGGAACCTCGACCGGCAGGCCCGCGAGCAACGCGGCGTGACGCGCGACATTGCGGCTGTCCTCGCCCGCCTGGTTCGTGCAGCCGATGACGACGTCCTCGAACTGCTCGGGCCGGAAGGGTCCACGGGCCACCAGCGCCTTGAGCACGCCGGCCAGCAGGTCGTCCGGGCGGACCGCGGCGAGCGCTCCGCCATGACGGCCGAACGGCGTGCGGAGGCCCTCATAGAGCCAGGCGTCGAACATGCGCCTACCCGCGCTCCTCGCGGTAGATCTCCGCGAGCGCATGGGCCCGTTCGATCTCATCGCGCGCGGCGTCCAGCGCGAGCACCTTGTCGAAGCGCTCCACCTGCTCTTGCAGCGCTCCGGTGACGAGCCCTCCCACGGCGAGCCGGGCGGAGGCGCTCTCGCGCTCGGCCCGAAGCTCGGCCACCCGGCTGCCGATGTCCGCGGCGGCCTCCAGGAGCAGCTTGCTGTCCTGTTCGGCGCGCTGGAGCGAGTCCTGCGTGGTCCTCAGCAGCGACTGGGTCTGGGCACGGTCGCGCTCGAGCGTGGTGGCGACCTTGGCGTCCCCCTTCTCGTCCGCGGTGGCGCGCCGCTTGGAGAGCTCCTCCAATCGGCGGGCGTACCGCTCCTCGGAGCGGGCCAGGTCGCCCTTGAGCGCCAGGAGCGTGGCGGCGGACTTGCGGACCTCGGCCGCCTGGCGCTCCAGGTCCTCGATGAGCTGATCAAAGGCCGCGAGCGGATCCGTGGGCTTCTCGGGCTTCGTCGGCTTCTTCTTCTTGCGCAACCAGTCGAAGAGCATGGGCGGCGCCAGACTACTCGAACGGGCGGCAGAGGAGGCGCACGCGCTCGAGGCGCTCGTGCACCTGTGAACCTCCCGTGGCGAGCGCGGCGAGGTAGCGCGTGGGGTTGAGCTGGTACACCCCGAGCAGGTGCTGCAACAGGGTGAGGCCCTCGGTGGCGCGGCGCTCGACGGGGGCGAGCGCGGCGGCCTCCACGATGGCGTCGAGGACGTCGGCCACGCGGGCGATGACATCCGGGCCGGGGAGCTCGCCCGCCACCTTCTGGGCGGAGACCCGCGAGGGCTCCGGGAAGAGGGCATCGAAGGAGGCCTCGGAGGCCACGGGCCCGGCGGACACGGTCCGCCCCGCCGCGAGCGCCTCGAGTGCGTCCAGGTGGGGCATGAGCGCCTCGACAGTCTCCGGGGTGACGGGCACGTCGCGCGGCAGGAGGGTGCGCCAGGGGCTGTCGAACTCGGTGCGCGCCCACTGGATCTCCTGGTCGGAGAGGTGGTGGTAGAAGGCACGGCCTCCGAGACCGCGCTGCTCCTGGACCAGTGACTTGAGGTCCGGGTTCTCCTCGCCGAGCGAGATGAAGCTGAGCGCGATGTCCAGCGCGTCCATGGGAGCGCGGGTGCGGCGGATGAGCTCCAGGTCGACACGGTCCTCGCCGTCGGTGATGAGGACCACGGTGGCGCGAGCGAGGTACGGGTCCCTTCCCCGCGCGGCGCGGATGGAGTCGAAGGCGGACATGAGCGCGAGGGTGATGTCCGTCTGTCCCTCGGCGGGCGAGTCGCGGAAGAGCTTCTCGATCTGCCGGGTGGCCTCGCGGGCCGTGTCCACGCGGGCCAGCTCGGTGGGAATGTCGTTGAAGAAGGAGAAGTAGAGCGGGTCGAAGGGCAGCCCCTGGCGCGCCTTGACGCGGAGGTTGTTGAGCTCGGCGATGATGAGGGCGTCGCGGAAGCGGGCGCGCGAGCCGTGCATGGAGCCCGAGGCATCACAGACGTACACGCGCACGGCGGTGCGCCGCATCTTCTTGACCCGCGGAGGTGGCTCGTCCTCCAGGTAGGCACGCACCGTCTGGCGGTGCGAGGCCAGATCGTGCAGGAGCATCCGCGGGTCGGAGATGACGAAGTTGTGCACGTCGTGCAGGCTGCCCGTGCGCTCGAACGTCATGTTCTGCGTGGGGTACGGCACCCGCTTCGGCACGGGGCGCACCTTCTGGGTGTTCACCTCGACGACTTCCTCGGTGAGCGAGTCCTCCACGTCGAAGTAGCGGCCACAGCCAGCCGCCAGCTCGAACGCGGCGAGCTGCTCGGGCTTCAGCGAGAAGGCGAGGTCCGCGAGCAGATCATCCGCGGTGGAGGGCTTCGGGGCCTCCCGGGCCGCCTTCCCGCCATCGATAGCGGGGGGTTCCTCTCCAAACCAGCGGGTCAGATCGTCGCGCTCGGCGGACTCCAGCAGGGCCCGCATCGGCTCGCGGGAGGGCATCAGCGGCTCGAGTGCCGCGCGGGCCGCCGCCGCCAGCCGGGCATCGTTCGCCTCCACCGCGCGCTCGTAGAGCCCCCGGAGCGAGCGCCAGGCCATCCCCGGCTCCCTGCGCGCGGTGCGCTTCACCTCCTGCACCAGCGCCTCGAGCGAGCGCGTCGCCGGCTGCTCCCGGACGCGCTCGCGGGCCTGGGCCACCTCGTTGCGCAGGGCCACGCCCCGGTCCCGGTCGTGCTCCATGCCGATGCGCAGGAGGATCTCATGGGCGATGTCCAGGTCGCGCCGCTTCTGGACCAGGTCGTCCACGTTGGCCCGCGCCCGCTGCGCGAGGAACTCGGCCACGGCCATGCGGGCCTTGCTCGGAGGCGCCCCCCGCTCGTTCCAGGGGGAGCCGGGCCGGGCGAAGATCTCGAGCTCGTCCTCCTGCTGGGAAGGGCGCGAGGGGTTCAGGAAGAGGTCCGCCACCCGCAGCACCCGCGCGAGCCGGATGAAGCCCCGCTCCAGCGCGGTGCGTGCCCCGGGAGGCGTCCGCCCCGCGTGGTGCATCTTCTCCACCGCGTCGAGCGTCCGCTCGAACTCTTCCAGCGACTCGTCCGCCCGGGAGCGCAGGCCCGCGGCCAGGTCCCCCACCCTGCCCTTCTTCACGCCAAGCTCGAGCAACAGGCGCGCGTCCGCGAGGGTGTGCACCCCCACCCGCTCCAGCGCCCGATCGAGCGTGGTCACGATGGGCAGGGACAGGTCCACCTCTCCTGGGGCGGTGAGTCCGAGCCACCACCCGCGCAGGCCCTCGGCGTTGGACGAGCTCCCCTGGAGCGCGTCCAACCGGAGCCGCAGCCGTGCGAGCCGCGATGCGAGCACGCGTCAGCTCCTCCTCACAGCGAGGCCCGCAGCTCCAGCAGCTGCTTGCTGAAGCGGCTGAAGTCCTCGTCGATGCCGCGCAGCACGCCCTCCAGCTTGCGGGCGCTCTCACCCAGCTCGCCGGGAATGGCGCTCAACTGCGCGAGCAGGCCCTTGATGCGCACCAGCTCGCCCTCCTTGAGGGTGAGCAGCGGGAAGCGGCTCTTCACCAGGCGATCGAAGACCTGATCCGCGGTGGCGCGGTTCTGGATGGCCTGTGCCCCGGGCAGTCCGGTGAGGAGCTGGGTGAGCCAGCTGCGCAGGTACTTGATGCGCGTCTGCACGAAGGACAGCTCCACCCGGGCCAGCGCCTCGCGGATGCCGTCGGAGAGGAAGGAGGCGGCGGAGGGCGGCCGTGCGAAGGCGAGCTGTCCGTCCAGGCCGGACAGCGCGGCGAGCTCGCCATCCCGGAGATGCGAGGAGAACTCGCTCCGGTAGAAGGTGTAGGCCTCGCCGCTGACGGCGGCATGGGGGGCGGGCGGAGGACTGGCCACCTCGCGCCCGATGGCTCGCACGTACTCGCGCAGGCGCACCTCGAGCAGCTCCCGGCACTCGGCGAACACGGGCTCCGGGGTCAGACCCTCGCGCCGCAGGTTCTCCGCCACCACCTGCACCGTGCGCGAGAGCTGATCGATCCGCTCGAAGGGGGTGGTGGACAGCACGTCCCGCGCGTAGGCGAACCCGAGCGGCTGCAGCAGCTCCTGCTTGAGGCCGCGCTGCGCCGGGTCCAGCTTGCACAGGGCCTGCTCGAGCTGGCCGAGCCGGCGCGAATCCGCCGCGAGCGCATCGAGCGGATCCCTCCGGCCGCGAGTGCCCGGGAAGGCACTCTCCGAGCGCTGACGGAGGGCGGCCACGGCGCGCCGGCGGGCCTCGGACTCCGCGGCCCGCAGCCGCACCACCGCGCCCGCGCTCCCCTCGGCGATCAGCGCCAGGAGCTCTCCCACCCGGCCCAGCTCCTCGGCGAGGTTGTCCGCCAGCCCGACGAGCGCCTCCAGCACCACCGACTCGTCGAAGGCGAGGCTCTCCGCGTTCAGCGCCATCAGCTCCAGCGCCTGCATGACGAAGCGGGCCACCGAGTCACACACGGCGGGCAGCCGGGGACGCAGCTCCGGCACCTGGCGGCACAGCTCCAACGTCTCCGAGAGCGCGGCGAAGACGGCCACGCCCGCGCGGGGCTCCGTCCCCTCGACGGGTCCGCGCGCCACCCGCTGCTCCACCACCGCGAGCAGCCCGCGCGCGGCGCCCAGCAGGGCCGTGCGGTTCTCCGGGTGCCGGGGTCCCGGAACGAGCTTGATGCGCAGGCGCTGCGCCGTGGTGGAGACGATGCCGGGCTGGAAGTTGCGCGCGAGCGCCTCCACGGGCTTGAGGTCCTCGGCCGCGCCGAGAGAGACCGCCTCGCGCTCCACGCCCGTGCCCAGCTCCGCGCGAACCTTGGTCAGCGCGGCGTCGAAGGCCTTCTGCTCGATGCGGACGATCTCCAGCTGCGCGCGCTCGCGCGGGTCCACGGCCACCTTGAGGAGCGACTCGACCTCCTCGGCCTGCGGCCCGCCGAGCAGGAAGAACCAGCGCAGCGCGTCCAGGTCCTCCACGGTGGCCTCGAGCGGCCGGTCCGGACGGCGGTAGAGCTGATCCCTCACCACCGCGGCCTTGAGGGCCCAGAGCGCCTTCACCACCGAGCGCTGGGAGAAGTACTTGGTGGGGACATAGTCGGGCAGCTTGGACACCTGGGCCGTGAGCGCGCGCTCCAGCTCGTCGGCGAGCAGCTCGATGGCCTCGAGCAGGTGACTGGACACCGTCACCCGCTCCACGGCCTCCTGGAGCACGTCGAGCTGCTGCAGGGTGAGGCCGGCGCGCAGGTCCGGCCGCATGTTGGAGGCGAAGCGGTGCAGCATGGCCGCTCGGCTGGGGCGCCGGGCGAAGGACTTGGGCACGAAGGAGATGAAGCTGAGCCGATCCGCGAAGGCCAGCAGCAGCTCCGGCGAGCGCGCCAGCACCTCGGAGAGGTAGCGGTTGCTGGTCATGATGGCGCACTCGATGCGCCCCGTCGTCACCCGGCGCCCGTGCTTGAGCTCGCGCTCGTGCAGGACGTTGAGGATGGAGCGCAGGAGCATGTCGCGCCCGTCGAAGACCTCGTCGAGGAAGGCGTGGGTGGCGCCCAGCATGCCGTCCTCGGTGATGAACTCGGTGCGGCCCGTCTCGGTGAGCACCTTGAAGTCCACCGGGCCGATGAGGTCCGTCTGCACGGTGGACTCGGCGATCTGCTTGGCGAAGAGCGACGGCTGCCCCGTCTTCTCGTCGAGGATGCGCCCCAGCACCGACGAGGCGATGGCGCTCTTGGCCGTCCCCGGCGGTCCCACCACGAGCACGTGCTCCCGGCACAGCAGCGCGAGCTCGATCTGGGTGAAGAGCGTCTCACGCTCGAGGTAGGCCTCGCGCAGCTCCTGGAAGAAGTGGCGGAAGGCCTGCGCGGCCTGGGGGTGGACCTGAGAGGGAGAGTGGATCACGATCGCTCTGGCTGAGACAGGAGGCGACATCGTAGTCCCCCCCGCCGCCCCATTTGAAGGGCGCGGCGCCCCCCGTGCTCAGGATTGGACCGGCCGGACGACCCTCACTTGAAGTGCACGGCGCACGCGCCGTCCGAGCACGTCCGCCCCGCGATGCGGAAGCGGTAGCGGGCGACGAGGCCGTAGAACCAGTCCGCCACCTGCCTCAGCCCCGGCACGTAGTAGACGAAGAGCAGCTTGCCGAGTGGCCTGCGCCCCAGCGCCTGCACCACGGCCTCGGCGCCCTCGAAGACCCTCCCGTCCCCCTGGACCAGTTGCATGGCCT
This is a stretch of genomic DNA from Archangium violaceum. It encodes these proteins:
- a CDS encoding acyl-CoA dehydrogenase family protein — encoded protein: MDLNYTPEELAFADEVRQWVRANLPPETRDRVLHHKRLGKEEQVAWQRRLHERGWGGPRWPKEYGGTGWNSVQCHLFDEVLSEEGAPQPLAFGLSMIGPVLMAFGSQRQKDYYLPRILRQDDWWCQGFSEPGSGSDLASLRMKAELEGDHWVLNGQKTWTTQGQHANMIFLLARTDPAAKKQQGISMLLADMSTPGVTVRPIITLDGEHEVNEVFFDNVRVPKENIVGAPGMGWTHAKFLLGHERTNIARIGRSKAELKRLKRIATEEKVDGVPLSQTAGFREKIAAVEIELMALELTNLRMIAAERAGQAPGAEANMLKIKGSEIQQTLTELMMEAVGPYALPFNPEAREPGWKGEPIGPEYAAPLTPDYFNYRKVTIYGGSNEIQRNILAKAVLGL
- a CDS encoding vWA domain-containing protein, whose protein sequence is MLASRLARLRLRLDALQGSSSNAEGLRGWWLGLTAPGEVDLSLPIVTTLDRALERVGVHTLADARLLLELGVKKGRVGDLAAGLRSRADESLEEFERTLDAVEKMHHAGRTPPGARTALERGFIRLARVLRVADLFLNPSRPSQQEDELEIFARPGSPWNERGAPPSKARMAVAEFLAQRARANVDDLVQKRRDLDIAHEILLRIGMEHDRDRGVALRNEVAQARERVREQPATRSLEALVQEVKRTARREPGMAWRSLRGLYERAVEANDARLAAAARAALEPLMPSREPMRALLESAERDDLTRWFGEEPPAIDGGKAAREAPKPSTADDLLADLAFSLKPEQLAAFELAAGCGRYFDVEDSLTEEVVEVNTQKVRPVPKRVPYPTQNMTFERTGSLHDVHNFVISDPRMLLHDLASHRQTVRAYLEDEPPPRVKKMRRTAVRVYVCDASGSMHGSRARFRDALIIAELNNLRVKARQGLPFDPLYFSFFNDIPTELARVDTAREATRQIEKLFRDSPAEGQTDITLALMSAFDSIRAARGRDPYLARATVVLITDGEDRVDLELIRRTRAPMDALDIALSFISLGEENPDLKSLVQEQRGLGGRAFYHHLSDQEIQWARTEFDSPWRTLLPRDVPVTPETVEALMPHLDALEALAAGRTVSAGPVASEASFDALFPEPSRVSAQKVAGELPGPDVIARVADVLDAIVEAAALAPVERRATEGLTLLQHLLGVYQLNPTRYLAALATGGSQVHERLERVRLLCRPFE
- a CDS encoding 3-hydroxyacyl-CoA dehydrogenase NAD-binding domain-containing protein; translated protein: MSGRFEARGDVGILWIDNPPVNAISQSVRVALLDGLKQAESHGAIKAVVIACAGRTFMAGADITEFSGPPRSPGLPEVIDALDAFSKPVVAAIHGTAFGGGFEVALACDHRVALGNAQVGLPEVKLGILPGAGGTQRLPRLVGIEPALQAMISGDPIPVPVARDMGAIDKIVDGDLTEAAVAFAREKIGSPRRRVRDLTLAPDAVPAGFFDAARQRTAKEKRNLFSPQRIIDAVEAAATLPFDQGIQRERDLFIECARNSQAQALQHVFFAERQVAKIPGLPADVKPRSIKSVAIIGAGTMGGGIAMNFANAGIPVTLLEVNQEGLDRGLGVIRKNYEATAAKGRLTAEQVETRMGLIKPALSYDALADADLIIEAVFETLEVKKKVFETLDRVARKGAILASNTSYLSIDTIAGYTSRPADVLGMHFFSPANVMKLLEIVRGARTAPDVLATALDVAKRIKKVGVVAGNCHGFIGNRMLEGYMREGSLLVLEGATPQQVDQALVKFGMPMGVLQMGDLAGLDIGYKSRKDRDPGTFEVKAGAVADKLVEMGRLGQKTQAGYYDYQAGQRTPIPSDVVARVIEETAAGYGIQRREISEQEILERCFLAMVNIGCEVLREGIAYRASDIDIVYLYGYGFPAHRGGPMFWAEHELGLPQALEKIREYGRKHGTRWWTPSPLLERLVAEGKGFAQAL
- a CDS encoding 3-oxoadipyl-CoA thiolase → MFDAWLYEGLRTPFGRHGGALAAVRPDDLLAGVLKALVARGPFRPEQFEDVVIGCTNQAGEDSRNVARHAALLAGLPVEVPGVTVNRLCGSGLAAVLDVARAASTEQGALFLAGGVESMSRAPFVFGKAETAYSREARVFDTTMGARFPNPVITEAFGNDTMPETADNIAHELGIGREDSDRFALASQRKYAAALKEGFFEGELTPVVLEGRRGARTVVAADEHPRPETTLERLSALTPLFPEGVVTAGNASGINDGAGALVIGTGEIGRRMGARPLARILTGAVAGVPPRVMGLGPVPAIGKALDRAGLTLKDMDLLEINEAFATQVLGCLKQLGLGFDDSRVNPNGGAIAVGHPLGASGARLLLTAARQLARGGGRYAVVSMCIGVGQGIAVVLERV
- a CDS encoding thiol-disulfide oxidoreductase DCC family protein, translating into MKALTTTPPGHDVILYDGHCRLCRGAAKQFERLLGSSGTELRSFRDEGVLAAFPGVEPERCEKAMQLVQGDGRVFEGAEAVVQALGRRPLGKLLFVYYVPGLRQVADWFYGLVARYRFRIAGRTCSDGACAVHFK
- a CDS encoding PspA/IM30 family protein, translating into MLFDWLRKKKKPTKPEKPTDPLAAFDQLIEDLERQAAEVRKSAATLLALKGDLARSEERYARRLEELSKRRATADEKGDAKVATTLERDRAQTQSLLRTTQDSLQRAEQDSKLLLEAAADIGSRVAELRAERESASARLAVGGLVTGALQEQVERFDKVLALDAARDEIERAHALAEIYREERG
- a CDS encoding AAA family ATPase; this encodes MHSPSQVHPQAAQAFRHFFQELREAYLERETLFTQIELALLCREHVLVVGPPGTAKSAIASSVLGRILDEKTGQPSLFAKQIAESTVQTDLIGPVDFKVLTETGRTEFITEDGMLGATHAFLDEVFDGRDMLLRSILNVLHERELKHGRRVTTGRIECAIMTSNRYLSEVLARSPELLLAFADRLSFISFVPKSFARRPSRAAMLHRFASNMRPDLRAGLTLQQLDVLQEAVERVTVSSHLLEAIELLADELERALTAQVSKLPDYVPTKYFSQRSVVKALWALKAAVVRDQLYRRPDRPLEATVEDLDALRWFFLLGGPQAEEVESLLKVAVDPRERAQLEIVRIEQKAFDAALTKVRAELGTGVEREAVSLGAAEDLKPVEALARNFQPGIVSTTAQRLRIKLVPGPRHPENRTALLGAARGLLAVVEQRVARGPVEGTEPRAGVAVFAALSETLELCRQVPELRPRLPAVCDSVARFVMQALELMALNAESLAFDESVVLEALVGLADNLAEELGRVGELLALIAEGSAGAVVRLRAAESEARRRAVAALRQRSESAFPGTRGRRDPLDALAADSRRLGQLEQALCKLDPAQRGLKQELLQPLGFAYARDVLSTTPFERIDQLSRTVQVVAENLRREGLTPEPVFAECRELLEVRLREYVRAIGREVASPPPAPHAAVSGEAYTFYRSEFSSHLRDGELAALSGLDGQLAFARPPSAASFLSDGIREALARVELSFVQTRIKYLRSWLTQLLTGLPGAQAIQNRATADQVFDRLVKSRFPLLTLKEGELVRIKGLLAQLSAIPGELGESARKLEGVLRGIDEDFSRFSKQLLELRASL